Proteins found in one Campylobacter lari genomic segment:
- the gyrB gene encoding DNA topoisomerase (ATP-hydrolyzing) subunit B: MQENQNYGAGNIKVLKGLEAVRKRPGMYIGDTNIGGLHHMIYEVVDNSIDEAMAGFCDTINVEITTEGSCIVSDNGRGIPVGIHPTENIPTLTVVLTVLHAGGKFDKDTYKVSGGLHGVGVSVVNALSKKLVATVHRDGEIYRQEFSEGKVTSNFETIGKSKKTGTIIEFWPDDQIFEVTDFDYEILAKRFRELAYLNPKITINFKDNRVGKAESFHFEGGISQFVTDLNKKQALTKAIFFNVDEEDVNVEVALLYNDSYSENLLSFVNNIKTPDGGTHEAGFRMGLTRVISNYIEANASAREKDSKITGDDVREGLIAVVSVKVPEPQFEGQTKGKLGSSYVRPIVSKASFEYLTKYFEENPIEAKAIMNKALMAARGREAAKKARELTRKKESSSVGTLPGKLADCQSKDPSESEIYLVEGDSAGGSAKQGRERTFQAILPLRGKILNVEKARLDKILKSEQIQNMITAFGCGIGDEFDIEKLRYHKIIIMTDADVDGSHIQTLLLTFFFRFMNDLVTNGHIYLAQPPLYRYKKGQKKEIYLKDEKALNDYLIETGIESSTYEGIGLNDLKDFLKIVAAYRSVLKELEKRFNVISVIRYLIENPDLIKASNEELFKVIKEFLEKQSHNILNSYINENEIRVYVQTENGLEELIINDDLFANPLYEEANYIYQKIKDRDLKFDKDILEILDEVEKNAKKGAYIQRYKGLGEMNPEQLWETTMDPSNRRLLKITIEDAQRANDTFNLFMGDDVEPRREYIQAHAKDVKHLDV, translated from the coding sequence ATGCAAGAAAATCAAAATTACGGCGCAGGAAATATTAAAGTTTTAAAAGGCTTAGAAGCTGTTAGAAAACGCCCTGGTATGTACATAGGTGATACCAATATAGGCGGTCTTCATCATATGATTTATGAAGTAGTAGATAATTCTATCGATGAAGCTATGGCAGGTTTTTGTGATACGATTAATGTAGAAATTACCACAGAAGGTTCTTGTATAGTAAGTGATAATGGTAGAGGAATTCCTGTAGGAATTCACCCTACTGAAAATATCCCTACTTTAACTGTAGTTTTAACCGTACTTCATGCAGGTGGAAAATTTGATAAAGATACTTATAAAGTTTCAGGTGGTTTACACGGGGTTGGTGTGAGCGTTGTAAATGCTTTATCAAAAAAATTAGTTGCTACAGTACATAGAGATGGAGAAATTTATCGCCAAGAATTTTCAGAAGGTAAAGTCACAAGCAATTTTGAAACCATAGGTAAAAGTAAAAAAACAGGAACAATTATAGAATTTTGGCCAGATGATCAAATTTTTGAAGTGACTGATTTTGATTATGAAATTTTAGCTAAAAGATTTCGTGAACTTGCATATTTAAATCCAAAAATTACTATAAATTTTAAAGATAACCGCGTAGGAAAAGCGGAAAGTTTTCATTTTGAAGGTGGTATAAGTCAGTTTGTTACAGATTTAAATAAAAAACAAGCTTTAACTAAGGCAATATTTTTCAATGTAGATGAAGAAGATGTAAATGTTGAAGTAGCATTGCTTTATAATGATAGTTACAGTGAAAATTTACTTTCTTTTGTAAATAATATTAAAACTCCAGATGGTGGAACGCACGAAGCAGGTTTTAGAATGGGCTTAACTCGTGTTATAAGTAATTATATTGAAGCAAATGCTAGTGCTAGAGAAAAAGACTCTAAAATCACAGGTGATGATGTAAGAGAAGGTTTGATAGCGGTTGTAAGTGTAAAAGTACCTGAGCCACAATTTGAAGGACAAACTAAAGGAAAATTAGGTTCAAGTTACGTTAGACCTATAGTTTCTAAGGCTTCTTTTGAGTATTTGACAAAATATTTTGAAGAAAATCCTATCGAAGCAAAAGCTATCATGAATAAAGCTTTAATGGCTGCTCGTGGTAGAGAAGCAGCTAAAAAAGCTAGAGAGCTAACAAGAAAAAAAGAAAGTTCAAGTGTAGGGACTTTGCCAGGAAAATTAGCTGATTGTCAAAGTAAAGATCCAAGTGAAAGTGAAATTTATTTGGTTGAGGGTGATAGTGCGGGAGGTTCTGCAAAACAAGGTAGAGAAAGAACTTTCCAGGCGATTTTACCTTTAAGAGGTAAAATACTCAATGTTGAAAAAGCAAGACTAGATAAAATTTTAAAAAGTGAACAAATTCAAAATATGATCACAGCTTTTGGTTGTGGGATCGGTGATGAGTTTGATATAGAAAAACTAAGATATCATAAAATCATCATCATGACCGATGCTGATGTGGATGGTTCTCACATACAAACTTTGCTTTTGACATTTTTCTTCCGCTTTATGAATGATCTTGTAACAAATGGACATATTTATTTAGCTCAACCACCTTTATATCGCTATAAAAAAGGTCAGAAAAAAGAAATTTATCTAAAAGATGAAAAAGCTTTAAATGATTATTTAATCGAAACAGGTATAGAGAGTTCTACTTATGAGGGCATAGGATTAAATGATTTAAAAGATTTTCTAAAAATCGTTGCAGCTTATAGAAGTGTTTTAAAAGAATTAGAAAAAAGATTTAATGTGATTTCAGTGATTAGATATTTGATAGAAAATCCTGATTTAATAAAAGCTTCTAATGAAGAATTATTTAAAGTTATAAAAGAATTTTTAGAAAAACAAAGTCACAATATCTTAAATTCATATATTAATGAAAATGAAATTCGTGTTTATGTGCAAACTGAAAATGGTTTAGAAGAGCTTATTATCAATGATGATTTATTTGCTAATCCTTTATATGAAGAGGCAAATTATATTTATCAAAAAATCAAAGATAGAGATTTAAAATTTGATAAAGATATTTTAGAAATTTTAGATGAAGTTGAAAAAAATGCTAAAAAAGGTGCTTATATACAACGCTATAAAGGTCTTGGTGAGATGAATCCTGAACAACTTTGGGAAACAACTATGGATCCAAGTAATCGTCGTTTGTTAAAGATCACCATAGAAGATGCTCAAAGAGCAAATGATACTTTCAACCTTTTCATGGGTGATGATGTAGAACCACGTCGTGAGTATATACAAGCTCATGCTAAAGATGTTAAACATTTGGATGTTTAA
- a CDS encoding DNA adenine methylase gives MTKNLFDFNENKKEYFLKSLKGKNLPFKRYVKSPIRYGGGKSLAVGIILEYFPNDLKRLISPFIGGGSVEIASALELDIKVKAFDIFDILVNFWQIILNDNKNLYEELLKLSPDKNTYKIIKEELKNHWENNLKLDNLTLARDYFFNFNLSYGPGFLGWMSSNYENKDKYLKMLEKIKNFNVKNLEVQCASFEEVFKLYPNDFFYCDPPYYLEGDSKMFKGIYPMRNFPIHHNNFNHDLLAQCLKNHKGKFILSYNDCEFIRKTYKDFKILEPKWQYTMGQGETRVGKNRINRGDDTNIKKSHELLIIKD, from the coding sequence ATGACAAAAAATCTATTTGATTTTAATGAAAATAAAAAAGAATATTTTTTAAAATCTTTAAAAGGTAAAAATTTACCTTTTAAAAGATATGTTAAAAGTCCTATTAGATATGGTGGTGGAAAATCACTTGCAGTAGGTATTATATTAGAGTATTTTCCAAATGATTTAAAAAGACTTATTAGTCCTTTTATTGGTGGTGGAAGTGTAGAGATTGCAAGTGCTTTAGAATTAGATATTAAAGTAAAAGCATTTGATATATTTGATATATTAGTTAATTTTTGGCAAATTATTTTAAATGATAATAAAAATTTATATGAAGAACTTTTAAAATTAAGTCCTGATAAAAATACTTATAAAATAATAAAAGAAGAATTAAAAAATCATTGGGAAAATAATTTAAAACTTGATAATTTAACTTTAGCAAGAGATTATTTTTTTAATTTTAATCTTAGTTATGGTCCAGGATTTTTAGGTTGGATGTCAAGTAATTATGAAAATAAAGATAAATACTTAAAAATGTTAGAAAAAATTAAAAATTTTAATGTTAAAAATTTAGAGGTTCAATGTGCTTCATTTGAAGAAGTTTTTAAATTATATCCAAATGATTTTTTTTATTGTGATCCGCCTTATTATCTTGAAGGTGATTCAAAAATGTTTAAAGGAATTTATCCTATGAGAAATTTTCCTATTCATCATAATAATTTTAATCATGATTTATTGGCACAATGCCTTAAAAATCATAAGGGAAAATTTATACTTAGTTATAATGATTGTGAATTTATCAGAAAAACTTATAAAGATTTTAAAATTTTAGAACCAAAATGGCAATATACTATGGGACAGGGTGAAACAAGAGTTGGTAAAAATCGTATTAATAGAGGTGATGATACAAACATTAAAAAAAGTCATGAATTATTAATAATAAAGGATTAA
- a CDS encoding type II restriction endonuclease, protein MKISQVKTAFKIADVEFIEGSTKLNFNYLKDLKDENNNSLPQSILTENVARVYLIVVDGEIKKIGGSQDKGGIKGTLSIYKDGGIKGRPSIRSFGIWYFLYHTILQGKKIEFYMIFQENFEKDIKGLFGYHKIKNASISYKFIEECCNKDYLAFENSKYPDWNVQEQGMDWPEDIKNLHAEIQKNAQTRDKKIIRQEVKI, encoded by the coding sequence TTGAAAATAAGTCAAGTTAAAACAGCATTTAAAATTGCAGATGTTGAATTTATTGAAGGTAGTACAAAACTTAATTTTAATTATTTAAAAGATTTAAAAGATGAAAATAATAATTCATTACCACAAAGTATTTTAACTGAAAATGTAGCTAGAGTTTATTTAATAGTTGTAGATGGTGAAATTAAAAAAATAGGTGGTTCTCAAGATAAAGGTGGTATAAAAGGAACATTATCAATTTATAAAGATGGTGGTATAAAAGGTCGTCCTAGTATTAGAAGTTTTGGTATATGGTATTTTTTATATCATACTATATTACAAGGTAAAAAGATTGAATTTTATATGATTTTTCAAGAAAATTTTGAAAAAGATATAAAAGGCTTATTTGGATACCACAAAATTAAAAATGCTTCTATTAGTTATAAATTTATAGAAGAATGTTGTAATAAAGATTATTTAGCATTTGAAAATAGTAAATATCCAGATTGGAATGTTCAAGAACAAGGTATGGATTGGCCTGAAGATATAAAAAATTTACATGCAGAAATTCAAAAAAATGCTCAAACAAGAGATAAAAAAATTATAAGACAAGAAGTAAAAATTTAA
- a CDS encoding adenylate kinase yields MIFLLGGESHTGKTLLAQKLLEKFSYPYLSLDHLKMGLIKGMKDFPFKVDEDEKIAEFLFPIVDGIIQTCIENKQNLIIEGIYLTPKKLQKFQNHSDVKILYIIFSKEYILQNYELIYQNENVIEKRLFSEKEEINTLILDHQKLKTQCENLNLPFIEIQKDYETELKNAIDFFA; encoded by the coding sequence ATGATTTTTTTACTTGGAGGAGAAAGTCACACAGGTAAGACCTTGCTTGCTCAAAAACTTCTTGAAAAATTTTCTTATCCTTATTTGAGTTTAGATCATCTAAAAATGGGTTTGATTAAAGGAATGAAAGATTTTCCTTTTAAAGTAGATGAGGATGAAAAAATAGCTGAGTTTTTATTTCCTATTGTAGATGGTATAATTCAAACTTGTATAGAAAATAAACAAAATTTAATTATTGAAGGAATTTATCTTACTCCAAAAAAGCTACAAAAATTTCAAAATCATTCTGATGTTAAAATACTTTATATCATTTTTTCAAAAGAATATATTTTACAAAATTATGAATTAATCTATCAAAATGAAAATGTTATAGAAAAGCGTTTATTTAGCGAAAAAGAAGAAATAAACACTCTTATTTTAGATCATCAAAAACTTAAAACTCAATGTGAAAATTTAAATCTTCCTTTTATAGAAATTCAAAAAGACTATGAAACTGAATTAAAAAATGCAATAGATTTTTTTGCCTAA
- the ureB gene encoding urease subunit beta yields MHFTQQQLQRLMLHYAGKIAKDRKEQKIKLNYNEALAYICYELMELARKNLSVSELMSIGKTLLTSEDVIDGVASMLDEIQIELPFEDGTKLVTIHEPIANDDKIKAGEIFLSSEFIVLNENKTSIEIKVSNKGDRPIQVGSHFHFFEVNRFLSFDREKAYGKRLNIASGTSVRFEPGEEKTVSLIEFGGLKKVLGFNNLCDDFINDENKTKALSKAKEKGFL; encoded by the coding sequence ATGCATTTTACTCAGCAGCAATTGCAACGATTAATGCTTCATTATGCAGGGAAAATCGCTAAAGATAGAAAAGAGCAAAAAATAAAATTAAATTACAATGAAGCTTTAGCTTATATATGTTATGAATTAATGGAACTTGCAAGAAAAAATTTAAGTGTAAGTGAATTGATGAGCATAGGAAAAACTTTACTTACAAGTGAAGATGTGATAGATGGTGTTGCAAGTATGCTTGATGAAATTCAAATAGAACTTCCTTTTGAAGATGGTACAAAATTAGTTACTATACACGAACCTATAGCAAATGATGATAAAATAAAAGCTGGAGAGATATTTTTATCATCAGAATTTATTGTGCTGAATGAAAATAAAACTTCTATAGAAATCAAAGTAAGCAATAAAGGTGATCGTCCTATACAAGTTGGTTCACATTTTCATTTCTTTGAGGTTAATCGCTTTTTGTCTTTTGATAGAGAAAAAGCTTATGGTAAAAGGTTAAATATCGCTTCAGGAACAAGTGTGAGATTTGAACCAGGTGAAGAAAAAACAGTAAGTTTAATAGAATTTGGTGGTTTAAAAAAGGTTTTAGGTTTTAATAATCTTTGTGATGATTTTATCAATGATGAAAATAAAACTAAAGCTTTATCAAAAGCAAAAGAGAAAGGATTTCTTTGA
- the ureC gene encoding urease subunit alpha — MIKISKKDYVNMYGPTTNDRVRLADTDLILRVEKDYTLYGEEVKFGGGKNIRDGMAQSVSEGDFPDLVLTNALIVDYTGIYKADIGIKNGYIVGIGKAGNPDIQDGVDPSLVIGTSTDIIGAEGLIVTAGGIDTHIHFISPTQIECALYSGVTTMIGGGIGPSEGTNATTCTSGAYHIHSMLKATQNYPMNFGFLGKGNSSNKNALKEQIIAGACGLKIHEDWGATSSVIDTSLNIADEMDIQVAIHTDTLNEAGFVEDTIKAINGRVIHTFHTEGAGGGHAPDIIKMAGFENVLPASTNPTMPFTKNTIDEHLDMLMVCHHLDNKIKEDVEFADSRIRPETIAAEDKLHDMGVFSIMSSDSQAMGRVGEVILRTWQSADKCKKEFGALKEDNDLDDNFRIKRYIAKYTINPAIAHGIDSYVGSIEVGKFADLVLWQPKFFGVKPKLILKGGLIVGAKIGDANASIPTPEPIIYEKMFGANLNENALHFVSKASLEANIPEKLSLKRKCVAVKNCRNITKKDLKFNDKVQDIEVNPQTYEVKINGELISSKSVDSLALARKYFMI, encoded by the coding sequence TTGATTAAGATTAGCAAAAAAGACTATGTGAATATGTATGGTCCAACAACTAATGATAGAGTAAGATTAGCAGATACAGATTTAATTTTAAGAGTAGAAAAAGATTATACTTTATATGGTGAAGAAGTTAAATTTGGTGGTGGTAAAAATATCAGAGATGGTATGGCTCAAAGTGTGAGTGAGGGAGACTTTCCGGATTTAGTTTTAACTAATGCTTTGATTGTTGATTATACCGGTATTTATAAAGCAGATATTGGGATAAAAAATGGCTATATAGTAGGTATAGGAAAAGCAGGTAATCCTGATATACAAGATGGAGTTGATCCTAGTTTAGTTATAGGTACAAGTACAGATATTATTGGTGCAGAGGGTTTAATAGTAACTGCAGGTGGTATTGATACTCATATACATTTTATTTCCCCAACTCAAATTGAATGTGCCTTATATAGTGGTGTTACTACTATGATAGGAGGTGGTATAGGACCAAGTGAGGGAACAAATGCTACAACTTGCACAAGTGGGGCTTATCATATACATTCTATGTTAAAAGCTACGCAAAATTACCCTATGAATTTTGGTTTTTTAGGTAAAGGAAATTCAAGCAATAAAAATGCTTTGAAAGAGCAAATTATAGCTGGTGCATGTGGCTTAAAAATTCATGAAGATTGGGGTGCTACTTCTAGTGTGATTGATACTAGTTTAAATATAGCTGATGAAATGGATATACAAGTAGCTATCCATACAGATACTTTAAATGAAGCAGGTTTTGTAGAAGATACAATTAAAGCTATTAATGGTAGAGTTATCCATACTTTTCATACTGAAGGTGCAGGTGGTGGCCATGCTCCTGATATTATTAAAATGGCAGGTTTTGAAAATGTTTTACCTGCAAGTACTAATCCTACTATGCCTTTTACTAAAAATACCATTGATGAGCATTTAGATATGCTTATGGTTTGTCATCATTTAGATAATAAAATCAAAGAAGATGTTGAATTTGCAGATAGTAGAATTCGTCCTGAAACTATAGCAGCAGAAGATAAACTTCATGATATGGGTGTTTTTAGCATTATGAGTAGTGATTCTCAAGCTATGGGACGCGTAGGTGAAGTGATTTTAAGAACATGGCAAAGTGCTGATAAATGTAAAAAAGAATTTGGTGCTTTGAAAGAAGATAATGATTTAGATGATAATTTTCGTATTAAACGCTATATAGCAAAATACACTATAAATCCTGCCATCGCACATGGGATTGATAGTTATGTTGGTTCTATTGAAGTAGGAAAATTTGCTGATTTAGTGCTTTGGCAACCTAAATTTTTTGGAGTAAAACCAAAGCTTATTTTAAAAGGTGGCTTGATAGTAGGTGCAAAAATAGGCGATGCTAATGCTTCTATCCCAACGCCTGAGCCTATTATCTATGAAAAAATGTTTGGAGCAAATTTAAATGAAAATGCTTTACATTTTGTTTCTAAAGCTTCTTTAGAGGCTAATATACCTGAAAAATTAAGCTTAAAAAGAAAATGTGTTGCAGTAAAAAATTGTAGAAATATTACTAAAAAAGACTTGAAATTTAATGATAAAGTTCAAGATATAGAAGTAAATCCACAAACTTATGAAGTAAAAATAAATGGTGAGCTTATTAGCTCTAAGAGTGTTGATTCTTTAGCTTTAGCTAGAAAATATTTTATGATTTAA
- a CDS encoding urease accessory protein UreE, giving the protein MILLQNKITHYDLNKECDFLELSWFDTFKKILRTTTLKGLDVAIKMPDNKGLNHNDCLYDEDFLILVKIKPEKVLKIHIENEYNLALISYQVGNMHLNLFYKDHKLITLEQNSIIRFLEKFNIKYEKCEEILEPKYMLDMPSFIQVDPNFKLIKE; this is encoded by the coding sequence ATGATTTTACTTCAAAATAAAATAACGCATTATGATTTAAACAAAGAATGCGATTTTTTAGAGCTTAGTTGGTTTGATACTTTTAAAAAGATATTAAGAACAACGACTTTAAAAGGACTAGATGTCGCTATAAAAATGCCTGATAATAAAGGTTTAAATCATAATGATTGTTTATATGATGAGGATTTTTTGATTTTAGTAAAAATCAAACCTGAAAAGGTTTTAAAAATTCACATAGAAAATGAATATAACCTTGCTTTAATAAGTTATCAAGTGGGTAATATGCACTTAAATTTATTTTATAAAGATCATAAACTCATTACTTTAGAGCAAAATTCTATCATAAGGTTTTTAGAAAAATTTAATATAAAATACGAAAAATGTGAGGAAATTTTAGAGCCAAAATATATGCTTGATATGCCAAGTTTTATCCAAGTTGATCCAAATTTTAAACTTATTAAAGAATAA
- a CDS encoding urease accessory protein UreF, with protein MNKLNFLLLQISDSSFPIGAFSHSFGLESYVNFAYIKNIEDAKKVLKTQLYSNILYFELLALKIAYENANDVENLLIYQRKFLSSIVAKEQSQAYVFLAKRFVKNVSLYGLSNPLLNQYIKENQTPIYPFVYALFCKDNELDFMYESFLFALMSNFINILVKIVPLSQNEGQILLFQLQQDFQNVLSKLQNLTLKDWCENHNILNDYLGIKHQNLAFKIYIS; from the coding sequence ATGAATAAATTAAATTTTTTACTTTTACAAATTAGTGATTCTTCTTTTCCTATAGGAGCTTTTTCACATTCTTTTGGTTTAGAATCTTATGTGAATTTTGCTTATATAAAAAATATAGAAGATGCTAAAAAAGTTTTAAAAACTCAGCTTTATTCTAATATTTTGTATTTTGAACTTTTAGCTTTGAAAATAGCTTATGAAAATGCAAATGATGTAGAAAATTTATTAATTTATCAAAGAAAATTTTTATCAAGTATAGTTGCAAAAGAACAAAGTCAAGCTTATGTTTTTTTAGCTAAACGCTTTGTAAAAAATGTCAGTCTTTATGGATTATCAAATCCTTTATTAAATCAATACATTAAAGAAAATCAAACTCCTATTTATCCTTTTGTGTATGCTTTATTTTGTAAAGATAATGAGCTTGATTTTATGTATGAAAGTTTTTTGTTTGCTTTAATGAGTAATTTTATTAATATTCTTGTAAAAATCGTGCCTTTATCACAAAATGAAGGGCAGATTTTACTTTTTCAACTACAGCAAGATTTTCAAAATGTTCTTTCTAAATTACAAAATTTAACTTTAAAAGATTGGTGTGAAAATCACAATATCTTAAATGATTATTTGGGTATAAAACACCAAAATTTAGCATTTAAAATTTATATTTCTTAA
- the ureG gene encoding urease accessory protein UreG yields MVKIGIGGPVGSGKTALVLNLCQALKDELSLAVITNDIYTNEDANFLIKQGVLEKERIIGVQTGGCPHTAIREDASCNLEAVELLQERFSDLDLIFIESGGDNLSMTFSPELVDFFIFVIDVAQGEKIPRKGGPAICRSDLMIINKIDLAPYVNASLKIMQEDTLKMRGDRPFIMSNLQTKEGLDEITAWIKKYTLLKD; encoded by the coding sequence ATGGTTAAAATAGGCATAGGTGGTCCTGTAGGTAGTGGTAAAACAGCTTTAGTATTAAATTTATGCCAAGCTTTAAAAGATGAACTTTCTTTGGCTGTGATTACAAATGATATTTATACAAATGAAGATGCAAATTTTTTAATCAAACAAGGTGTTCTTGAAAAAGAAAGGATCATAGGAGTACAAACTGGAGGTTGTCCTCATACAGCTATTAGAGAAGATGCTTCTTGTAATCTTGAAGCCGTTGAACTTTTACAAGAACGATTTAGCGATTTAGATCTTATTTTTATAGAAAGTGGCGGAGATAATTTATCGATGACTTTTTCACCTGAACTTGTGGATTTTTTTATCTTTGTTATAGATGTTGCCCAAGGAGAAAAAATTCCACGCAAAGGTGGTCCTGCTATTTGTAGGTCTGATTTAATGATTATCAATAAAATAGACTTAGCTCCTTATGTGAATGCTTCTTTAAAAATTATGCAAGAAGATACTTTAAAAATGCGTGGAGATAGACCTTTTATCATGAGTAATCTTCAAACTAAAGAAGGTTTAGATGAAATCACTGCTTGGATTAAAAAATACACACTTTTAAAGGATTGA
- a CDS encoding urease accessory protein UreD: protein MFAQKSVFKLTLDTINEKTIIKNSFFTPPFKLMRNFYDKKLTSIYVLNSSAGIFKEDHLSFEIICKKSTNTAILTQSYEKVYDTKDSFASKNIDFTLEENAIFFYIPKPLLLQENANFIQNTKINLASFSRLVYVDFVIFGRVAMDEKFAFKNYESLTQIYRNDTLILNDKIKINPSYMKENELNFFANHTHYLSIYLFGYDEFYEELKASFDDINQLFYEGLCIKILSNESEKLLLLQNKLFKFCQNKI, encoded by the coding sequence TTGTTTGCTCAAAAGAGTGTTTTTAAACTTACATTAGATACTATCAATGAAAAAACTATCATAAAAAATTCTTTTTTCACACCTCCTTTTAAGCTTATGAGGAATTTTTATGATAAAAAATTAACTAGTATATATGTTTTAAACTCTAGTGCTGGAATTTTCAAAGAGGATCATTTAAGTTTTGAAATCATATGTAAGAAAAGTACAAACACCGCTATACTCACACAAAGTTATGAAAAGGTATATGATACTAAAGATTCTTTTGCAAGTAAAAATATTGATTTTACTCTTGAAGAAAATGCAATCTTTTTTTATATACCAAAGCCACTTTTGCTTCAAGAAAATGCAAATTTTATACAAAATACAAAGATCAATCTAGCTTCTTTTTCAAGATTAGTTTATGTTGATTTTGTCATTTTTGGTAGAGTGGCTATGGATGAAAAATTTGCCTTTAAAAATTATGAGAGTTTAACTCAAATTTATAGAAATGATACTTTAATTTTAAATGATAAAATTAAAATCAATCCTTCTTATATGAAAGAAAATGAATTAAATTTTTTTGCAAATCATACGCATTATTTGAGTATTTATCTTTTTGGATATGATGAGTTTTATGAAGAATTAAAAGCTTCATTTGATGATATAAATCAACTTTTTTATGAGGGTTTGTGTATAAAAATCCTTAGTAATGAAAGTGAAAAATTACTTTTACTTCAAAATAAGCTTTTTAAATTTTGTCAAAATAAAATATAA
- the queF gene encoding preQ(1) synthase: protein MRYGEKEIKEFSVENMEVWPNDAKNDYVIKITLPEFMCCCPRSGYPDFATIYLEYIPNKLVVELKAIKLYINTFMYRNVSHEASINEIYNTLKEKLEPKWIKVVGDFNPRGNVHTVIECRSDLVVPQ, encoded by the coding sequence ATGCGATATGGTGAAAAAGAAATCAAAGAATTTAGTGTAGAAAATATGGAAGTTTGGCCAAATGATGCTAAAAATGATTATGTGATTAAAATCACTTTGCCTGAATTTATGTGTTGTTGTCCGCGTAGTGGATATCCTGATTTTGCTACGATTTACTTAGAATACATTCCAAATAAATTAGTAGTAGAGCTTAAAGCAATCAAACTTTATATCAATACCTTTATGTATAGAAATGTTTCACATGAAGCAAGTATCAATGAAATTTACAATACTTTAAAAGAAAAACTTGAACCAAAATGGATAAAAGTAGTAGGTGATTTTAACCCTCGTGGTAATGTGCATACTGTTATAGAATGTAGATCTGATTTAGTAGTGCCACAATGA